One Lactobacillus sp. ESL0785 DNA window includes the following coding sequences:
- a CDS encoding manganese-dependent inorganic pyrophosphatase yields MEKELIFGHQNPDTDAIGTAIAYSYLQNKRGYNTEAVALGEPNDETAFALKKFGFEAPRVIKTAANEVNKVMLVDHNEPQQSVADIDKVTVTHVVDHHRIMNFDTSAPLFYLAEPVGCTSTIMWKLYKHYGVEIPQNIAGIMLSAIISDTLLLKSPTTTDDDHQAVEALAKIADVDYETYGLEELKAGTNIAAKSEEDLIDLDAKSFELNGKNVRVAQINVVDLPEAMARKAAFLKAMNDASAANHYDLFMLLITNVLDSDSTALVVGSDDAQAAFAKAFGEVTDSEISLPGVVSRKKQVVPPLTEAFN; encoded by the coding sequence ATGGAAAAAGAGTTAATTTTTGGGCATCAAAATCCTGATACAGACGCAATTGGTACTGCGATTGCATATTCGTACCTGCAAAATAAACGCGGTTATAATACGGAAGCTGTCGCTTTGGGTGAACCTAATGATGAAACAGCCTTTGCCTTGAAGAAGTTTGGCTTTGAAGCACCACGGGTAATTAAAACTGCTGCTAACGAAGTAAATAAGGTAATGTTGGTTGATCATAATGAACCACAACAGAGTGTTGCTGATATTGACAAGGTAACGGTGACCCATGTTGTCGATCATCACCGAATTATGAACTTTGATACAAGTGCGCCATTATTTTATTTGGCTGAACCTGTTGGCTGTACCAGTACCATCATGTGGAAGCTTTATAAGCATTATGGCGTTGAAATTCCACAAAATATTGCTGGAATCATGCTTTCTGCAATTATTTCTGATACTTTGCTTTTGAAATCACCAACTACTACTGATGATGATCATCAAGCAGTTGAAGCATTAGCTAAAATTGCTGATGTTGATTATGAAACGTATGGTCTTGAAGAATTAAAGGCTGGGACAAATATTGCTGCTAAGTCTGAGGAAGATCTCATTGACTTAGATGCTAAGAGCTTTGAACTTAATGGTAAAAATGTTCGGGTTGCACAAATTAATGTTGTTGATTTACCTGAAGCAATGGCACGAAAAGCCGCTTTTTTGAAGGCAATGAATGATGCTTCTGCAGCAAATCATTATGACTTGTTTATGCTGCTAATTACCAATGTGCTTGATTCTGATTCAACTGCCTTAGTAGTTGGTTCAGATGATGCTCAAGCAGCATTTGCTAAGGCATTTGGTGAAGTTACAGATTCTGAAATCAGTTTACCTGGTGTCGTTTCACGTAAGAAGCAAGTTGTACCACCATTAACTGAAGCATTTAATTAA
- a CDS encoding LysR family transcriptional regulator, with the protein MPKTDTILSTKSLHYFLQLIDTMNYTQAAQILGITQPALTQQIKKIEHAIGTPLFGQMGKKLYLTEAGKELQIGAIKLLGTINSVVSDIQEFTQADKGNISIGVLDSINSEILRKFLISFNQNNPDITISLTYFNRKNLWYNLDNNLIDIAVMFLPDSTKKSQAELQHQYEHMDIYEDQLTVLTHKDTVEAGKTYPISRFMHREWVAYPDEFYLTQLMKKKLGAKGNAKGDLTVPLSLSSTPQLITTAEETDYDTFVSDAYYQAHKDEINLTPVYLKENKKFSVSMVYRKGKKDVPRINNILTEFKKFLEKE; encoded by the coding sequence ATGCCTAAAACAGATACAATACTTTCAACTAAGTCATTACACTATTTTTTACAATTAATTGATACGATGAATTATACTCAAGCTGCACAAATCTTGGGTATTACACAGCCAGCTTTGACACAGCAGATTAAAAAAATTGAGCATGCAATTGGTACACCTTTGTTTGGTCAAATGGGTAAAAAACTTTATTTGACTGAAGCGGGTAAAGAGCTGCAAATTGGTGCAATCAAATTGCTTGGAACTATTAATTCGGTAGTTAGTGATATTCAAGAATTTACACAAGCTGATAAGGGCAATATTTCTATTGGGGTTTTGGATAGTATTAATTCAGAAATTTTACGGAAGTTTTTGATTAGTTTTAACCAAAATAATCCAGATATTACGATTAGTCTTACTTACTTTAATCGTAAAAATTTATGGTATAACTTGGACAATAATTTAATTGATATTGCTGTTATGTTTTTGCCAGATAGTACCAAGAAGAGTCAGGCAGAATTACAACATCAATATGAACATATGGATATTTATGAAGATCAATTAACCGTTTTAACTCATAAAGACACAGTTGAAGCTGGCAAAACTTATCCGATTTCTCGATTTATGCATCGTGAATGGGTTGCCTATCCAGATGAATTTTATTTGACGCAATTAATGAAGAAAAAGCTGGGTGCCAAAGGGAATGCTAAGGGTGACTTAACCGTACCGCTTAGTTTGTCATCAACACCGCAATTAATTACAACAGCTGAAGAAACAGATTATGATACTTTTGTTAGTGATGCTTATTACCAAGCACATAAGGATGAAATCAATTTGACACCTGTTTATTTGAAAGAAAACAAGAAATTCTCTGTATCGATGGTTTATCGTAAAGGTAAGAAAGATGTACCACGGATTAATAATATTTTGACCGAATTCAAAAAATTCTTGGAGAAAGAGTAA
- the parC gene encoding DNA topoisomerase IV subunit A: protein MAIKERIREMPLEQVMGERFGRYSKYIIQERALPDIRDGLKPVQRRILYAMYQDNNTYDKPFKKAAKAVGNIMGNFHPHGDSSIYGALVHLSQDWKMREPLVEMHGNNGSMDGDGPAAMRYTESRLNKISNMLLQDIDKDTVNMVLNFDDTEYEPTVLPARFPNLLVNGSTGISSGYATEIPPHNLSEVIDATIYLLKHPDATLDDLMKYVQGPDFPTGAIVMGQKGLREAYETGRGRIQVRAKTAIQEIRGHRQEIVITEIPFAVNKALMVKKMDEIRLNKEIDGIAEVRDETDRHGLSIVVELKKDADAQNILNYLFKNTELQVSYNFNMVAIDNMTPVQVGLKHILASYLSHEKDVVIKRTKFDLNKAQNRLEIIQGLIHAMDILDQVIKVIRASKNKTDAKKNLTNEFSFTSRQAEAIVSLQLYRLTNTDVDALVAEQTDLNKKVAQFQQLLSDSKVLEKEIIRELSAVKREFGNPRRTEISTATAKIQIDEKALVADEQVRVLISRDGYLKRSSLRSWQSSDDTENGLPDGDDVVFEKTISTLANLYLFTNRGNVIYRPVHELVETKWKETGQHLSQEIGLPSDEQIIRVFDFTKLDMDVNFLLATNDGYIKQLQLANLQPTRTYRSRAMTAMKMKSQDSQVVRADVIEPNTNAEIILFTHQAYAVRYDVSEIPESGAKAVGVKSVNLKDDDFIVTYVLVKPEFLDLIHIGLITQRGAFKQFKAKLINKVSRAKRGVLVLRELKTKPHRISALTAYAQNYTLVVTTSSKRKIKIATNAFPLGDRYSNGSFVIDTTSDGKPLSLKLVKPLINQ from the coding sequence ATGGCTATAAAAGAACGAATTCGTGAAATGCCACTTGAGCAAGTCATGGGTGAACGGTTTGGCCGCTATTCAAAATATATTATTCAGGAACGGGCTTTGCCAGATATTCGTGACGGGCTAAAGCCAGTTCAAAGAAGAATCCTTTACGCAATGTATCAGGATAATAATACTTATGATAAACCGTTCAAAAAGGCAGCTAAAGCAGTTGGTAATATCATGGGTAATTTTCACCCTCACGGTGATAGTTCTATCTATGGGGCGTTAGTGCACTTATCTCAAGATTGGAAAATGCGTGAACCATTAGTTGAGATGCACGGTAACAATGGTTCAATGGATGGCGATGGCCCTGCTGCTATGCGGTATACGGAATCACGGCTGAATAAAATTTCCAATATGTTGCTGCAGGATATTGATAAAGACACGGTTAACATGGTGCTGAACTTCGATGATACGGAGTATGAACCAACGGTTTTACCTGCACGCTTTCCTAACCTTTTGGTTAACGGTTCAACCGGGATTTCTTCAGGTTATGCAACAGAAATTCCGCCACATAACTTGTCAGAAGTTATTGATGCCACTATTTATCTGTTGAAGCATCCAGATGCCACTTTAGACGATTTAATGAAGTATGTTCAAGGTCCAGATTTTCCAACTGGAGCAATCGTAATGGGACAAAAGGGGTTGCGTGAAGCTTATGAAACTGGTCGTGGCCGTATTCAGGTACGGGCTAAAACCGCAATTCAGGAAATTAGGGGACACCGTCAAGAAATCGTAATTACTGAAATTCCATTTGCCGTTAATAAAGCTTTAATGGTTAAAAAGATGGATGAAATCCGTCTTAACAAGGAAATTGATGGTATTGCAGAAGTGCGTGATGAAACCGACCGTCATGGTTTATCAATTGTAGTTGAACTTAAAAAAGATGCAGATGCACAGAATATTTTGAACTATCTGTTTAAAAATACTGAACTGCAAGTTTCTTATAACTTTAATATGGTAGCGATTGATAATATGACGCCTGTGCAAGTTGGACTAAAACATATCCTTGCTTCATATCTCAGTCACGAAAAAGACGTTGTTATTAAGCGAACCAAATTTGATCTGAATAAGGCACAAAATCGTTTAGAAATTATTCAAGGTTTAATTCACGCAATGGATATCCTTGATCAAGTGATTAAAGTGATTCGAGCTTCTAAGAATAAGACTGATGCAAAGAAGAACTTAACAAATGAATTTTCTTTTACATCACGTCAAGCTGAAGCAATTGTGTCACTGCAATTGTACCGTTTAACTAATACCGACGTTGATGCCTTAGTTGCTGAACAGACTGATTTGAATAAAAAAGTAGCGCAATTTCAACAACTACTATCTGATTCTAAGGTTTTAGAAAAAGAAATTATTCGGGAACTTTCAGCGGTTAAACGTGAATTTGGTAATCCACGGCGGACAGAAATCTCTACAGCTACGGCTAAAATTCAAATTGACGAAAAGGCTTTGGTTGCTGATGAACAAGTACGGGTCTTAATCAGTCGTGATGGTTACCTAAAGCGGTCTTCGTTACGTTCATGGCAATCAAGTGACGATACTGAAAATGGCTTGCCTGATGGTGATGATGTTGTGTTTGAAAAAACAATTTCAACCTTAGCCAACCTGTATCTTTTTACTAATCGCGGTAATGTAATTTATCGACCAGTTCATGAATTGGTTGAAACCAAATGGAAAGAAACTGGTCAGCACCTATCGCAAGAAATTGGGTTACCAAGTGATGAACAGATAATTCGCGTTTTTGATTTTACTAAATTAGATATGGATGTTAACTTCTTATTGGCCACTAATGACGGCTACATTAAGCAACTGCAACTTGCTAATTTACAACCGACAAGAACGTATCGTTCACGGGCAATGACGGCGATGAAGATGAAGTCGCAGGATAGTCAGGTAGTTCGTGCTGACGTAATTGAGCCGAATACTAATGCCGAAATTATTTTGTTTACGCATCAAGCTTATGCCGTTCGTTATGATGTTAGCGAAATTCCGGAGTCTGGCGCTAAGGCAGTTGGTGTCAAATCAGTCAACTTAAAAGATGATGACTTCATCGTAACTTATGTTCTAGTTAAGCCAGAATTTCTTGATTTAATTCATATTGGTTTAATTACACAACGTGGGGCGTTCAAACAATTTAAGGCGAAGTTAATTAATAAGGTTTCGCGTGCTAAGCGTGGGGTTCTTGTTCTACGTGAACTAAAGACCAAGCCGCATCGAATTTCTGCCTTAACTGCATATGCCCAAAACTATACTTTAGTTGTTACTACTAGCAGTAAAAGAAAGATAAAAATAGCAACAAATGCGTTTCCTTTAGGCGACCGTTATTCTAATGGTTCCTTTGTTATTGATACTACGAGTGATGGTAAACCGCTTAGTTTAAAGTTAGTTAAACCGTTGATTAATCAGTAA